GCGCCCGTAGCTCGTCCAACCGACGACGGCGCCGACCACGCAGAACCCGGTCGGCACGACGACGGGAAGGCTCGCATCCAGCACCAGCAGAACAACGGCGAGCGCCGGTCCGATCCCTGCGTACGCCAGCGCGGTCCCGAGCCGTCCGATCAGGTGGCGGTCCCGGTCGAGCTGGAGGACCTCCAGATCACGTTCGCCGACCGACCCGGGCAGGCGCCGTGCAACGTCGACGAGGACGCGGAACACCGCCGCGCGCGTCCCAGGTGCTCCGCTTGCTTCGGTGGCCGGCCGGGGATGGCGTTCATCGAGCATCGCCAACGCGTCCGAGAGGACCGGATGCCATCTCGTCAGCCCGGCCAGGATGACCGCCAACCCTGCGCCGATGAGTGCGCCGGCACCGATAGTGGCCAGGAGCAGCGCGTTCATCGGCTCGCCCCGAACCACCGGGGAGCCGAAGATCCCACTGCGAGCCTGCGCATCCAGATCAGCAGCGCGAAGGTGCCGGCCAGCAGGGTGGCCATGATGAGCTGCCCGAGCGGGCTCCCGTACGGAGCAGCGAAACCGGGAACCAGGGCCAGCATCGCGAGCACCCCGCCCTGGATGAGGAGCAGCATCCGGATGGATTGGCGCGCTTCGGCGCGTTCCGCCTCGATGTCGCGACGGGCGCGCACGTCCCGGGACACGCCGTCGGCGAGTTGGCGCAGGACGCGAGCCACGCCGCTGCTCTGCTGGTGCAGCGCCAGTCCGAGCGCGGCCGCGACCGAGTCACCGACCGGGTCGTCGATGCCGTCGGCGAACTCCCGGACCGCGTCCAGCGGAGTGCCGTGCCCGGATCGGAGCCGTTCGGCCAGCTGTCGCACCGGGCCCGCTATCTGCGGCGGAGCGTGATCGGAAGTGAGGGTGATCGCTTGTGCAAGCCCGATCGCTCCGCCGCCCGTCAACGTGTCGGCCATCCGGCGGCACCACGTGGACAAGGCGTCGATCCGGCCGATCTGCTCCTGGGCCGCGCGGGCCGAACCGAGCAACCACGGCGACCAGGCCCCGATGCCGGCCAATGCGGCCCCGGCGGCCGGCCAGCCAGTGATCATCCACACCAGCAGGCCCGCGACTATCCACCCGGCGATCCGCCAGCGGTGTTGCCTCCGCTCCGTTCCCGGGATGTGTGTTGCCCGCAGCAGTGTCCACAGCGGGTTCGGCCGACGGCGCACTCGCGACCCGGCTGCGGGACGGTCGGGGCCCGGGCCGGCGATCATGACCGTCAAGCCGGCCACGACAAGCGCTCCGGATGCCGCCACCAGCCAGGTCATCGGACTCAGTTCCATGGCGTCCTCCTCACGTGAACCGGCGACGTCCCGCGGTGCTCGCCGGTGAGAAACCCGATGTCGATGCCGGCTTCGTGGAAGGGCCACCGAATCTGCGGGGCCATCCGGAAGACCGCGCGCGGGTCGCCGGACTCCGGGTCCTCGGCGAAGATGCGGTTCATGGCGACCTTGCCGTTCTCGTTCACGTCGGTGACCTCGGCGATCTCGGCGACGAACCGGCGGCGTCCCTCGGATCCGGGATGCGCGGTGTGGCGCATGTGCACGACGTAGTCGATGCCCTGCGCAGCGAGGCGGGTCACGAAGGTGTCCGACCAGCCCTGGCCGGCCGCCTTGAGCGCGGCGGTGACAAGACGTTCGATGGCGTCGGCCGCGGACCCGGCATGCAGCGTGCACATCGACCCGGGCATCCCGGCGTTCATCGCCTCCAGCATCGGCAGCGCCTCGGCGCCACGGACCTCTCCGACGATGACCCGGGTGACGGACATGCGAAGGGTCTGGTGCAGGAGTTCGGACAGCGTGATCTCCCCGGCCCGTTGCCCGGTTGCGGCGTCGATCTCGGTGGATCCGGGACGGGTCTCCAACGCCACCAGCAACGGTGATGCGCCGGGCAGCCGGTGCAGGGCCAGTTCGTACTCGGTCTCCAACGTGGCGATGCGTTCTCCGGCCGGGATCTCCTTTGCGAGCGCGCGCACCAGGGTGGTCTTGCCGCAGGCGGGTGCTCCGGTCACGAGCAGGCTGCACCGGGCTCCCACGAGCGCGGCCAGGAACCGTGCGGCGTGCTCGGTGAGCGTGCCGAGCCGGACCAGATCGGAGAGCCCGACGTCGAGCAGGCGGTGACGGCGGATGGTCACGACCGGGTGCGGCACGACGTCGCGCATCGCTGCGAGTCGCGACCCGTCGGGCAGCTGGAGGTTCAGGCACGGCTGCGCCGGAGAGAACGCCCGTTCCGACGCGCCGTGGTGTGCCGCGATGAACTGCAACTGCTGGATGAGATCGTCGTCGGAATCCGCAATCGGTTCCGCGGCACGTCGCAGCGATCCGTCCGCCATGCGCAGCATCGGCCGGTCGGCGCCGACGATGTGGATGTCCTCGACGTCGTGGAGGTCGAGGAGCTGCTGCAGCCGCCCGAGACCCCAGACGGTGTTCTCCACCGCGCGCAGGACGGCGACCTCGGTGAACCGGTCGAGCTGCGGCTCTCCGTCGGTCATCCGTCGCCGCGACTCGACCGCCAGCTCGTCCTCGACCCAGGACCGCAGAAGCTCGCGCTGATCAGTGGCCCTGAGGCCGTCCCGGCGAGCATCGGAACCCAGACGGTGCAGCACCGCCGTCCGGATCGTGTTCACGAGCCGCCGGTCGGCGACGGCCGTCGCACCCTCCCTCATCGCAGCACCCTGCCGTTGAGCCCGGCGCCCGGCCGCGACGATGCCGCGCCGCGGCACTCCGTCGCCCGCTCGGCCAGCGCTCTGGCGAGGACACCGGCCGCGCGCTGCAGTCGGGACCGCTGAAAGCCACGGCCGGTGGGTGCTCCGTCGCTCCACACGCTCGCGGCCACCGGGTCACGCGGCAGCGTCCCGGCAACCTCGGTCTGGCAACCGCCGGCGATCTCCTCGGCGGTGTAGGGCATGTCGGGGCCGATGATCACCAGCGTGACCGGACCGTGCCCGTGGTTCGCCTCACCGGCTGTTCCCAGCTCACGACGAATGAGCGGCAGCGTCCGCGCGGCGGCGCGCACAACCCGTAGCGACGAGCCGGCAACCAGGACGACGAGGTCACTGCGGCGCAGCACCGCCGACACCGAATGGTCGAGAACGAATCGGCCGCAGTCGGCCAGGATGTCCGCCCCGGGCACATCGACCAAATGGCTCCCGACCAGGTCCCACGGGACGTTCGCCGCCTGGCCCGGGGCCCCGAAGCCGGCGAGCACCGGCGGGCTGTGCGGAGCGGGCCGAACGACGTGCCGGCCTATCGCCGCGTGCAGGCTCTCGTTGCGAGCCTCGACGAGCAGTTCGACGATCCCGTGCCGCGCGGGATGCCTGCCTCCGCCCAGCCCGGCCAGGGTGTCGCCACCCTGCGGATCGAGGTCCACGGCGATTGCGGCACGTGGCCATCGCGCGGCGAGCGCGAGCACCGAGGTGGTGACGCCCGGACTGCCCTTGGCAGAGAGGAAGGAGATCAGCATCGGTCACCGCCGCTCGACCAGGACGAGCACGGCTCGTCCCGCCTCGGCCAGTCGGGCAACGCGAGGTGCGTCGACATCGGACACCAGGAGATCGACGGTCCGCCGGCTACCCACGTCGATCGGGCCGGTGCGCAGGACGCTCGCGTCGACCCCCGACCCGCTGCTCTCGCCGGCGTCGACGACCAGTACCTGATCCCGCGGTGCCAGCGGCGTGACCGGAACCTGGCCCGGCTCCACGGCCACTCCCACGATCGCCTGCCCCGGGCCCGGCAGACGATCCGCGGTCACGGCGTCGCGGGTCATGATCTGGCCGGGCAGCAGATCGGTCACCGCATACCGGCCGACGATCTCGTCGGAGCGCTCCCATTCGACGAGGGCCAGCTCCGACCCGGTCGGCAGCAGGATCTGGCGGAGATCCTGCTCGGTGACCTGTTGGCCGAACGGGACGGTCCGGGCTATGCCGATCGCGGGCACCCGGTCCCCGATCTGCTGGAACACGACCACACTGCCCACCGCCCCCAGCACCGTCATCAACGCACCGATCGATAACCGTCGCGCCCGGCCTCGGCGCCGAATGTCCGTCGGCGTTCCGTTCGTGATCGGCGATCCGCTCGCTGTGGTGCTGCCACGCGTCGCGATCCCTGTCGTCACGATCCACCTCCGGAAACGAGAACCTGAATCTCGCCGACCGACACGCTGGTGTCGGCGGAAACCCGTACCGTCTGCTGCCCGGAGACCGGCGCGCCGCCGGAGATCCCGACCCAGCCGACCTGCCAGACGATCGTTGCCACGATCGGCCAGCGCCCCGATCCACCGGTCCGTTCGGGCAGCGACCGCAGCTCGTAGACATAGCCGCAGTCGGGCGACGGCCCGGCCTGACCCGTCCACGGCGTCCCGGGCCCCTCGCAGACCACCCTTTCGCCGGACGGACCCAACTCCCATTCCACCGCCGCCAGGCGACCGGTGGCCGTGACCTCGGCGTTGCCGACGGCGGCCGTCGCGCTCCGAGGGCCGGTCAGGTCCTGGTCGCGCTCGATCCACAACCAGACCGGCACGCCGACGAATCCGTTGTCACCGGTGGACAGCCTGATCACCGGGCCGCTCAGCTCCAGCTCGTTGATCGCGAGCTGGGCAGGGATCGCCGGATCGACTGCGAGCGGTGCCGGAGCGTTGGGGTCCGCCCCCTCGGCCAGCAGCGCCAGGAGCTCATCGCTGCGATCGGGACCCGCCACGAAACCTGTCGGACCGCCGTTCTCGCCGATCAACGGTTGAAGCGACGGCCGGCGGGGAGCGGGCTCTTCAGGGACGTCTTGTTGCGTGGGACGCCCGCTCGGCGGGTTGCCTCGACTCGGGCCGTCACCGCCGTTCTCGTCCTGATCCGGACCAGTGTCGTCGGCCTCGGCGGGCCCGCCCGGCCGTCCGGGGTCGATCGCCTCGACCAGGCATCGCCCGCTGCTCACCACCACCTCGCACGGCGGTGGTTGGGCGTAGGCGGCGCCGGCGGTGGCCAGCGGGAGCAGCGCTGTGGCCAGAGTCAGACAACCCGCTCGTCTCAACATGGCTGATCCAGCGAGGGCGCGGTCGTCTCGACGAGCCACGTGCCGGAGGCGTCGCGCACGACTTCGGCCCGGTACTGATAGCGCGGGGTCTGGCTGGCCTGATCGTCGAGCACCGCGCCGTCCGCGTCGGCGACCAGCGTCGACCCACTGATGTCGATGCAGTCGAGCACCGCGACGCGATCGGGCTGCGGGGCGAGCGCGGGATCGGGACGCGCGTCGTGGGTGATCGCTCCCTCGACATGCGCCGGGACGCTCGCGTAGTTCCGTACCTCGATGACGACGTCGGTCAACGCCTGCCCACGGGCCACCATGCTCAACTCCGCCTCCCAGTCCTGCGCCGTCGGTGCTGCGAACGCCAGCTCGCTCACCCGCCAGAACTCCCCGTATGCGGCAATTCCCGCGGCGGACGGTGCGATCTCGTGCGTGGACGTGACGGTCGGCATTTGCGGCTCCGGCGGTGCGGGAGCGGTTCCCGAGCATGCTGACAACAGCGACGCACCTGCCACGGCAGCCAGAGCGTGCTGCCGGGCGCGAGCGAGACGCCGACGCCGGGTCGATTCGGCAGGCCGATCGTGCACGTAGCTGATCATCGCCATGGCCGTTCCCCTTCCGTTCCCTGCCGTTCCCCGACGATGCTGTACCGGTCCGGCCCGCGTCATGAGCTGACGGGGAACGGAGTACCAGGTGGCGTCAGCGGGCGAGGGCGAATCGCGACAGGTCCCCCGAATGGAGCACAGGAGGGAACGGCTCCTCACCCCGATGCCCTTCGGCAAGCCGCGCCGAGGATCTGTCCACATGTGTGCAGACGGTCAACAACGACGGCGATGGCTGTTGCGTCGGAGCGCTCAGAATCGGAACGTCAGCGCATGGCTCTCCTCCGACTCGCGCTCGCCGCGCTCGCGTTCCTGGTTCTCGCGTCTGGCTGCGCCGGTCCGGCGGCGCAGAGGGATCTGGTGCGGACGCTTGCCGAGACGGGATGTAATGGCGTGCCGGCGGTCGGCTACCAGCAGGTGGGGAGCCGAATCGTCCTGTCGGTCAGCGTCCAGGAGTGCGTCTCTGCGCATCCTCGGCGAATCGGCGAACTGTTGGGACACGGCGAGGCGGCCCGAGCCATGGGACGGGCGATCTGGTCGTCGCCGACGTACCGGTTCGACTCGGTCATGGTGACCGTGTATCGAACTGCCGACGAGCCGCACCGAACCCGGCCTCAGTCCGTCCTCGTCGAGCGGGAGCAGCTGGCCGCAGACTTCGGTCCGCGGAACGTCGCGCTCGACACTCCGCGCCCGTTCGACGACGGCGGACGCACTGCGTGGAGCTACATCCCGCTCTTCGCCGCTGTCGGCGGGGTACTCCTGCTCGCCGGGATGGTGCGTGCGATTCGCGCTGGCCGTGTTCTACCGATACTGATCATTCGTCGGTGATCAAGGGCTACAGCTCGAACGAGGCGTGGAGGTGGTCGTAGTGCCCGCCCGTCGCGTCGTCGGCGTCGTAGATTCCGCCGCCGGTGTAGGGGCGGCCCCAGCCGTCGGTGTCGGCGGTGTCGGGCGACCAGAAGCGGCCCTGCCAGATCAGGTACTTCACGTTGAGGGCGGCGGCGTGGGTGCGGAGCCAGGTGGCCAGGCGCCAGCCGTTCTGGAGTTCCTGGCCCTCGGGGAAGCGACCGGCGGTGTCGGGGAAGTAGTCGCAGGCTTGGCCGCGGGGGTGGTCGCTGTCGGGGTTCCAGGCGTGTTCGTCCCAGCAGCCTGCCGAGCGGATCGGGGCTCCGGGGCCGGGTTGGCCGAAGACGCGGACGATCTCGTCGTGGGCGTGTCGGGTGGCGGGGGTGAGGCAGCGCCCGCCGGTGGGGTCGTCGGCAGTGCACAGGGCGCTGACGCCGTCGAAGGGTGTCGGTACGGGGAGGTCGTCCACGGACACCGGGCCCGGTTCGGCGCTGTACTGCGCGGCGAGGGTGTGGACCCGGTCGAGATAGTTCGCTACGAGGTCGGCGCAGGTGCGGTCGCATCCGGCCTCGCCCGCGGTGGGGACGCCGGTGGCTGAGTCGGTCACCCGGCTGCAGCCGGCGATGTGGCAGACGAGCATCCCGTCCAGCGCGGACGTCGGCTTGCCGGTGGCCTGCAGGTGCGTGGCGGCGGCCTTGAGGTTCGCGCATACGAACGGGATCGCGAGCTCCAGGTGCCGTCGGGCGTCGAGGACGTCGGCGTCGGCGGGTGGTGGTGAGGTCTCCCATGGCCTCCCACCAGCGGTGGTCCAGTTGGCTTCGTTGAGCTGGTAGAGCCCGGCAGCGCCGCCGTTGCGGTCGCTGCTGTACGCGGTCGGGTCCCAGCTGCTCTCGGCTGTGATCTCGGCGATGACCCACAGTGGCGGCAGCTCCGGGCAGGTGGCCGTGGTGATGGCCGTGATGTGGGGGAGTAGCTCCTGGGCCAGGGGTGGGACCTTCGTCGCGTCGACGCCGCCGGTCGCAGTCTCGGCGGCGACGGCGGTGAGGCCGCCGAGCAGCGCGACGATGAGCACGATCGGCGCTGTGATCGCGGCGAGTCCAGCGGCACCGGCACCGGCGGCGCGGTTCACGTC
This sequence is a window from Pseudonocardia petroleophila. Protein-coding genes within it:
- a CDS encoding type II secretion system F family protein; the encoded protein is MELSPMTWLVAASGALVVAGLTVMIAGPGPDRPAAGSRVRRRPNPLWTLLRATHIPGTERRQHRWRIAGWIVAGLLVWMITGWPAAGAALAGIGAWSPWLLGSARAAQEQIGRIDALSTWCRRMADTLTGGGAIGLAQAITLTSDHAPPQIAGPVRQLAERLRSGHGTPLDAVREFADGIDDPVGDSVAAALGLALHQQSSGVARVLRQLADGVSRDVRARRDIEAERAEARQSIRMLLLIQGGVLAMLALVPGFAAPYGSPLGQLIMATLLAGTFALLIWMRRLAVGSSAPRWFGASR
- a CDS encoding CpaF family protein — encoded protein: MNTIRTAVLHRLGSDARRDGLRATDQRELLRSWVEDELAVESRRRMTDGEPQLDRFTEVAVLRAVENTVWGLGRLQQLLDLHDVEDIHIVGADRPMLRMADGSLRRAAEPIADSDDDLIQQLQFIAAHHGASERAFSPAQPCLNLQLPDGSRLAAMRDVVPHPVVTIRRHRLLDVGLSDLVRLGTLTEHAARFLAALVGARCSLLVTGAPACGKTTLVRALAKEIPAGERIATLETEYELALHRLPGASPLLVALETRPGSTEIDAATGQRAGEITLSELLHQTLRMSVTRVIVGEVRGAEALPMLEAMNAGMPGSMCTLHAGSAADAIERLVTAALKAAGQGWSDTFVTRLAAQGIDYVVHMRHTAHPGSEGRRRFVAEIAEVTDVNENGKVAMNRIFAEDPESGDPRAVFRMAPQIRWPFHEAGIDIGFLTGEHRGTSPVHVRRTPWN